One Longimicrobium sp. genomic window, GGATTCGTCGAGCCTGGCCAGCGCGGGATACGACCCCGGGCGGCAGGTGCTGGAGGTGGAGTTCCTGAATGGCGGCGTGTACGAGTACGACGATGTGCCCGAGGAGACGTACCGCGCGCTGCTGGATGCGGACAGCAAGGGGCGCTTCCTGAACGCCGAGATCAAGCCTCACCATCCGTCGCGGCGCCTGCAGGCTGCGCCCCGGGGCTGAGCGACAAAGCTTTCCCCGGAGCGCCCGCCCGGTTATCTTGTTGCGTCATCCGCACATCCCTGTACCCGTCGCAGGTGCCGGCCCTCCGCCGGCGTTAGCATGGCCGCATTCCGACCTTCCACGCCCCGCGGCATCAAGCCGCCCGGACTCGCCACCGCGGTACTCGCGGCGGCGGTGCTCGCCATTACCTCCGCCGTTGCCCTGGCTGGGCCGGCCGAGGCGCCGGACGAGGCCGCCCTCCGTCTGCCGGCCGCGCGCGCCATTCCCGTCAGCATCGACACGCTCCTGATCGGCGGGTTTGCGCGCGGCAGCTTTCGTGACGCGCTGCGCGTGATCGCCAGCGACCTGACGGATGCCGAGCGCGACATGGTGGGCCGCCACCTGGACAAGATCTTCGTCCCCGTGCTGCGCGAGCGCGAGCTGGAAACGGGCGGTCGGCTGAAGGTGGCCTACGAGCGGGTGAAGCGGCCGGATGGAAGCACGCGGTCCATCCAGGTGCTGGCGGCACAGGCCGCGGTGGGCGGCGGGCTGCACACCGTTTTCCTCTACGAGACCGCCAAGACGCCGGGCTACTACGACGACGGCGGCCAGTCGCTGGACGCCACGCCCTGGTCGGGGCCGCTGGACGTGCTGCGGGTGACGTCGCCGTTCCGGATGAACCGCATGCACCCCATCCTGAACCGCATTCTGCCGCACACGGGCATCGACTACGCGGCCCGCTACGGCACGCCGGTGCGCGCCACGGCGGACGGGAGCGTGTCGTTCGCGGCGGTCCGCGGCGGATACGGCAACCTGGTGGAGGTTCAGCACCCGAACGG contains:
- a CDS encoding M23 family metallopeptidase translates to MAAFRPSTPRGIKPPGLATAVLAAAVLAITSAVALAGPAEAPDEAALRLPAARAIPVSIDTLLIGGFARGSFRDALRVIASDLTDAERDMVGRHLDKIFVPVLRERELETGGRLKVAYERVKRPDGSTRSIQVLAAQAAVGGGLHTVFLYETAKTPGYYDDGGQSLDATPWSGPLDVLRVTSPFRMNRMHPILNRILPHTGIDYAARYGTPVRATADGSVSFAAVRGGYGNLVEVQHPNGYTTRYAHLSGVAVRPSQPVRQGDVVGYVGASGLATGPHLHYEVRRKGQPVDPEIATQFQGATEQVGYDAQWRTERRVLARLLARTPTVVRR
- a CDS encoding KTSC domain-containing protein, with amino-acid sequence MKRQRLDSSSLASAGYDPGRQVLEVEFLNGGVYEYDDVPEETYRALLDADSKGRFLNAEIKPHHPSRRLQAAPRG